GGAGACCATTTTGGCCAAATTCAGAGATGATCTGAGGGGAGTGCAGGGATTTGGCTGGCAAGGGCCACTTTCTGCAGCAAATTATTGTCTTCAGAACAACATTAACCATGAAGAGGCCGTTAAATGGGCTGATCAGGCAATCGCCGCAAACAGAACCGGGCAAACACTCGGAATGAAAGCAGCCTTACTTTTTCAGAAGGGAGATATCGAAGCAGGGGTAAAAACTGCTGATGAGGCTAAGGAGATTGCCACAATGAATGAATTGAACACCCTGGGTTATCAGCTGGCTGGCGCCAATCAGTACGAGAAAGCCGAGGAGTTTTTTAAGCTAAATATTAAAAGAAATCCAAAAGTGGCCAATGGCTACGATAGTCTGGGTGAGTGCTATGTGGCGATGGGAAAGAATGACGAGGCTATAAAATTATTTAAAAAATCACTTTCAATGGATCCTCCACCTAACGTGAAGTTGAATTCCATTGCCAATCTCAAGAGGTTGGGAGTCGATTACTCCGAGTGATTTAAGAGTTTGAATTAGGTTGAAAAGGCCTTGGGATTTTCCCAAGGTTTTTTTTATGCCCTATCCAAACACGCCTTGAGGCTCTCCCGCCAGTAGGGGATTTCTATTTCAAAGGTTTCCCTGAACCTGCTTTTGTCCATTACACTGTAATGAGGCCTTTTGGCCGGAGTGGGATACTTCTCTGTTGGGATCGGATTCACCCGGGTGTTTACCTTTCGGTACTCAAAAATGGCTTTGGTAAAATCGTACCAGGAAGCTACCCCTTCATTGCTGTAGTGGTAGAGCCCGTAGGAGGTCGATTTTGCGGAGATGATCAGGAGAATGGCCCGGGCCAGGTCTCTGGCATAGGTGGGTGTGCCAATCTGATCAGCTATGACATTCAGCTCATCCCTAGTTTGAGAAAGCCTGAGCATGGTTTTCACAAAGTTCTCACCGTGGGTGGAGTAGAGCCATGAAGTCCTGAAGATAAAGTGCTTCTTCAGCGTATTTTGTATAGCACGCTCACCTTTGAGTTTGGATACACCGTAGTAATTGACCGGGTCGGTCAGGTGGGACTCCTTCAGTGGTACGGAAGCCCCTCCGTTAAAGACAAAATCTGTGGAGATATGGATGAGCGTGACATCATATGGCTTACAGGCCTTCGCCAGGTTCAGGCTGCCGGTGAGGTTAATTTTGTCAGAAGCCTCGCGCTCTGTTTCGGCTTTGTCCACGGCGGTATATGCCGCGCAGTTAATGCAATAGTCGTATTTGTTTTGTTTGAACAGGTCGCTCACGAGGCTCGCATTGGTAATATCTAACTCCGGGTAATCTGTAAAATCAAATTGGAGTTCGGGGAATTCGCTCACGAGATCCTGAATCTCTGAACCTAACTGACCTCCGGAACCTGTGACAAGAATTTTCATTTCAGTTCGCCGTTTACATAGTCTCTCAGGTACTCATAGACCGGGGTGAGATCTCCACCCGCCGTGATGGTAGCACGTTTGATTACTTCTCTGCTGTCATCACTCAGAAGCTCAGGGAGTACGTTGTTGAGCAACTCATTCCCGAAGCTTTCCGATGCATCTCTGGGAAGCTCGCAGGGCAGGTTGTCTACGGCCATTACCGTGATATTACCCTCATCGGTAAAAGCACTTTCTACTTCATTATCACTTGGGTTGTAGTCGTACACCGGGTCTTCAATGGTACTTGGTTTCTTGGTGGAAGGGATAGAGCCCTCAATGTCGCAAGTGATGTCAGCCACAATGTTGATTTTAAAATCATTTTTCAGAATGTCTTCCCGCTTGAAAAGCACGGGTGAGTTGGGATCCCAGAAGGCCGCAGCGATCAATAGGTCGGTCACTTTAGCGTATTTTAGGAAGTCCGCATCATATAGCTCCGGGTTTTCATAAAACTCGTGTCTGCTAAATTCTCCCCCATCTTTCCGGACGTGGTAGTCCCGGGTATTGAGCTGGGTGAAAACCGGGTAATCAAACTGCTCCTCTATGAATGCCGCCGGGGTGACCTTGCGAATGTTCATCCCGTGCAGTACTTCCATGGCTCCTTTGGCCACTCTGCCACCACCTGTCAGGGCGATTTTGATGGCGGGCAATTTCACTTTTTCATACTCGGTCTTGAGATCCTCCAGATCAAAACACTCCGAAGCACGCCTGATATCGAAAAGGTTGTATCGTTTGCCAAACGTCCAGATGCCATTGTAGGCACCCACAATACCGGCCCATCTGCCAAATGCAATGATCCGCTTGCCGGTTTCGTCTGTGAGGGTTTCATAGTCGATCAAACGGATTTTTTTGGAGATTACCTCCCTGATCAGCGGCTGATTGTAGGGCTGCTTTTTGATGGTGTGAGAAAAGAAGAAATAGGTTTTATTGGCAATGAGGTTGGGAATGGGCACCTCTTTGACACCTAGCAAAATATCACAATCATCCACAGAATCCACCACCTGAATGCCTTCGTTGAGGTAGTCCTGGTCTGTAAAACATCGGATGTCTGAGGTCTGGGCCACCAGGTCCACTTCAGGAAATCTTTCCATTACCTGTCTGGCCTGATAAGGAGTGAGCGCCACGCGCTTGTCTTTTGGAACCTTCCCCTCTTTGATCAGTGCTATTTTGATTTTTCCCATTTTTTTGGTGTTAACTTGATGGGCGCAAATTTAAACTTTTTGACGAGGTAAAATGGATTATCTGATCATTGGTGGGGGCTGGGCTTTATATTTTGCCCTCCATAGCTTGTTAGCCTCGGAGCAGGTGAAAAGAACCGTGCGCAGCAAGGCACCGGCCATTGCCCGGGGCTATCGCTTTTTTTACTCACTCATCAGTACCGTGGGGCTGTTGTGGCTGCTGTACCTCATAGCCATCACCCCTTCTGCAACGCTTTTCAGTCCGCCGGGGTATGTGCGGTATATCGCCATGATTTTGGCCTCCTGGGGGGTTATTTTAGTGATTACGTCGTTCAGGCATCTTTCGGGTTGGGCCTTTTTAGGATTGAAAAAAGAGGAGAAAAAAGGGCTGATCAGAAAGGGTACGCATGCCTATGTGCGACATCCCATTTATTCAGGAATCATTCTGATCGTCATCGGGATGGCTTTGTACACACCCACAGATATAGTAGTACTGTCTGTAGTATGTATACTGGCTTACCTGCCTGCAGGTATCTATTTTGAAGAGCAAAAACTGATCGCAGAGTTTGGGGATGATTACCTGACTTATCGTCGGGAGGTACCTGCTATTTTCCCCAAAAAGCCTTAGTCCTTTTTTCCTTTCTTCAGCTCCTCCAGATCGTCCCGGTCGCGTAGCTTTTTGTCATCCACAGATTTATTCAGAAACTGATTGATCTTATCAATGTCTATGGTCGATTTGATTTCCCCGAAAGGATCAATTCTGATGTCAAAACCTTCAAGCTCTTTGTTCACTTTAGGCTTGTGATCGTCTTCTGATTTTTTCTTTGTCATGGTCCCTCAGTTAAGTGTCTACTACTTTAACTGATCTACGGAGTATTTGATTCGTTCGGCCACTGCTTTTCCTCCCATGAGGGCAATGATGGCCATGAGATCGGGGCCGGAACCCGCTCCGGTAATGACCATTCTGAGTGCCTGCATGTTTTTACCTGCTTTGATCCCGTGGGTTTCCATCAGTGAAAAAAACAGCTCTTTGGCCTCTTCGGCATTGATGCTTTCTTTGGTAGCGAGGGCTTCTGCGTAGAGTGATACGGCTTGCTCGGCTTCCTCATTCCATTTTTTACTGGTCACACTCTGGTCGTACTCACTGGGGTTTCTGAAAATAAATAAGGCATTGGGAGCCATCTCATGTGGAAATGTCACCCGCTCTTTCAGCAGGTCCACGATCACCAGGGCAGTTTCCAGGCTACTGTCTATGGCATAGTGGTTTTTGAGGTCGGTGCGTACTATTTCTGCCAGTGCCTGTGGGTTGGTAGACTTTAAGTACTGCTGGTTAAACCATTTGATTTTGTCCAGGTCAAATTTGGTACCCGCTTTGTTAACTTTTTCCAAACTGAATACATTCGACAATTCCTCTAAGCTGAAAATCTCCTGCTCGGTGCCGGGGTTCCAGCCCAGAAATGCCAAAAAGTTTACCAGGGCTTCGGGAATGAAGCCCTCTTCTTTAAATCCTTTTGAGGTTTCACCCGTTTCCGGATCTTGCCAGTCGAGCGGGAATATGGGGAAACCGGCCTGATCAGCCGCTCTCTTACTCAATTTCCCGTTACCATCGGGCTTCAGAATGAGGGGCAGGTGGGCAAACTGAGGCATCGTGGCTTCAAATCCCAGGTATTTGTAGAGCAGTACGTGCAGCGGTGCTGAGGGCAGCCATTCTTCACCACGGATCACATGGGTGATTTTCATCAGGTGATCATCCACTATGTTGGCCAGGTGATAGGTAGGCAGGCCGTCAGACTTCATGAGTACTTTGTCATCGAGCGTGGAGCCATGCACGTGCACCCAGCCCCTGATGATGTCATTCAGCCGAACTTCCTCCTTGGGGTCTATTTTGAAACGGATCACGTAAGGTTCTCCGCTGGCGATTTTAGCGGCCACTTCCTCAGCGGGCATGGTGAGTGAATTTTTCATGGTCAGCCTCACTGCCGCGTTGTAATGCGGTGTAGCCACACCGGCCGCTTTCAGTCGGTCACGCATGGCATCCAGTTCCTCAGGGGTGTCAAAGGCGTAGTAGGCGTTGCCTTCATCGATCAGCTTCTGGGCGTAGGACTGATAGATTTCTTTGCGCTCCGACTGTCTGTAGGGGCCGTACTCACCCCCCGTCCAGGGACTTTCGTCGGGAGAGATGCCGCACCACTCCAGCGACTGGCGGATGTAGTCTTCAGCACCGGCTACAAACCGGCTCTGGTCAGTGTCTTCTATTCTTAAGATGAAAGTGCCGTTGTTTTTTTTGGCAAAGAGGTAGTTGAACAGGGCTGTTCTGACTCCACCTATGTGCAAAGCGCCTGTCGGGCTGGGGGCAAATCTTACTCTTACTGAATCCATTTATTGGGGGATTTTTTTTTGGTGTGCAAAGCTATCAAATACCCAATACTAATGTGAAGGACAATTGCTTTTATTCCCCTTCTTCTGCCAGAATCCCCTGAATCTGGTGGATGGTTTCGTGGGCTTTCTGATGAAAGCTGAGGGTGAGCACCAGATAGTTGGCCAGGGCGATGAGCAGAGCGGTGATTACGGCGAGGGTAAGGGAGGAAAGGGTCAGAAATACCGCCGCTATCAATACGCACAGGGTGGTGGAAAACCACAAGTAAAGGCGAGCTCCTGGAAAAAGACATAGCCGGAGAAATATTAAGGACCCGCGGGAGGTGTTTTCCACCCGACCGATGGTCAGGGGGAGTGCATTCTGAGCGGAGCGGATGACCAGCGAAATCCTGAACCCCTCCGGAGAAACAGCCCCATTGAACACCGGCCGATTGACCACCACCTCCGAATCGATCAGGCGCGTTTTGAGGGCAATCCTCCTTAATACCTCGTTTTTAGAGTGGCTCGATACCAGGGTTTGCCGGAGAAAGGGCCAGAGGGACATCAGAGCTGAGCGATGCAGCTGATCTCCACGCTGACATCCTTTGGCAGGCGGCTCACCTCCACCGTTTCTCTGGCTGGCGGGTTTTCGGGGAAGTACTCACCATACACTGCATTGATCTGCGCAAACTGTCCCATGTCTTTGATGAAGATGCTGCACTTCAACACATTGGCAAATGTGGCTCCGGCGGCTTCCAGTATGTAGCTGAGGTTTTTCATTACTTGCCGGGTCTCATCCTCTATAGAGGTGCTGACCAGCTGACCGGTGGCCTGATCGATGGGGATTTGACCAGATACGTAGAGCACGCTATTGGATAGCACCGCCTGACTGTATGGGCCGATGGGGGCAGGAGCTTTGGGGGAGTTGATGATGGTTTTCATGTAACTGCAGGTTTGAAATTCATTAATGTTCCCTGCAATTTAATCGGATAATGGCGGAGATGAATTAATGGGAGGATAGAAAAGTGGAAGACTGGCCAGGAGGTGAGAGGTCTAGTGCTTAAAATGGGATTGCATCATTGAAGGGAGGGCGAACGACTCCCCTCCCAGCTACTTCAAAAAATCTTTGGAGCTCAATCCGGTATTGAACTGAATGTCTGACCAAATGACGGAGATCCAGGGCTCATCGCTTACCTCGGCATCCCAGGTGGATTTCTTATACCTTCTTTGGGTGGGGATCAGCAGGTCCTCGATTTGCTCGTACTCCAGCTTCATCAGGTAGGGCGTTTCCATCGCACCGAAATCTGCCACGGTAAAGAGAAACTGATCCACTAAAGCTGTTTTCTGATTGATGTACAGCTGATAAACATCGGTTAGCTTGTCGTCAGTGGTACGAAAGGTGATTTTCACTACATCGTAGACCGTGTCATCGATGGTTTCTTCCCCCAGGTATTCATAGTTCAGGCCCGGATCCATCAATTTCTGGAACATGGCAAACCAGTAAAAATTAGTAGGCCGATTGAAAGCGACACTTTTCAGGCGGTTGGTGTCGTTTTGGATCTGTCCATTGTGCTTGAGCCAGTATTCCTGGCCATCGAAGCCCTGTTCAATAGGCCCTTCCAGGTCCGGGAAGGTCCGCTCATGGGTTTGATACAAGCCATAAGACAGTTCTCCATCGAACAGGTATTTTTCCGTTGAAATGTCAGCCTTGCCGTCGGAAGTGCGGTAGGTATAGGTGTAAACCACATCTTTCTTGTTCCAAAGCGTTTCATAATCGCCCACCTTTTGGGTCATTTGGTAGATCAGTTCGTGCCCCTTGTTTTGAAATTGCGGCAACGCCTTTTCCTGCCGGGCTGTTTGATCAGTGCCTCCGCAGGACGAAACAATGATACCCACGAATATTGCGATGACTTGATTGTACTTCATGCTGGATTGCTTTACGATTTTGAGTTGGTAGATCCACACTGCGGTGGACCCCACTGGTTAAGAAAGCACTCCTAACACTACCTAAAGGGGCTGAGTTCCCCAAAGACCAAACTAATTGCCCAAATCTTCATCCAGCTTACGCTCCATTTGCCCGCCGCACTATTTTGACGATGCGACCATAGAAGATCTCCGCCAAATTCCAGTTATATCCATCAAAATTGGTGGTATTGTTAAATTGAATTACCACCGTATCAATGTCTTTGTGGTATTTGGCAATACTCTGATAGCCCACCAGCAGACCGGTATGTTCATACTCGTAGATGGAGGAGTAGATGTCCTGCTCCCCCTCATTGAACACGGAGCCCTCATTTAAGGCCCTGATGAATATGCCCACATCCTCAGCCGTGGCCAGCATTAGGCCTGTATTTTCAGTCTTGAAATCTTCCTCCACACCGACATAGTAGCCGCTCATCACGTCATCTATATTCACTTCACTTAGGGAGCCAAACGTGTTTTTCAGCCCCAGGGGTATCAAAATCTCCTCTTTGATGTATTGCTGATGAGGATAGCCCACCACCTGATCTATCAGGTCAGAAATCAGCATATAGTTGGTATTGGAATAACCATAATCTTCACCCGGTTCGAAATCTGCCGGCAGGTCCAGAGCGTATTCAAGGGTTTCTTGTTTGTTTTTGGGTGGTTTTGTCCAGAAATCAGGGTGGTCTACAAAGTTGGGAATGCCACTCCGATGCTGCACCATCATTCTCAAGGTGATCCGATCAGCATATTCAATCCTTCCGACAAGTTCCGGAAAGTATTCAGCGAGCGTTTTGTCCAAAGACAAACGCTCCGCTTTGACCAGTTTGGCCACCGCCACCGCCACGTATAGCTTGGTGATACTGGCTATCTTGAATAAGGCCTGTGGGTAGGCAGGAATCTTGTTCTTGCGGTCATGCCAGCCGGCAGCATAGTACTCCGGTGGCTTCCCGCCCTGGTCCACGTACGCGATCATTCCATCAAATCCATACCCGATGCCTTCCTCCAGCTGCTCCTGAACTGTGTCGGGCAGAGGTAAGATCCAGGCTTTCACCAGTATCCAGGGCACGAAGTACAAAGAGCCTATGCTTGCCAGGATAAAGGCTACTCTGAGTATATTTTTTGTTTGTTTCATGGCTATACTATTTCAGCGATGTTCTTTTTTATAAAATAACTACCTGTGGGTATGATTATACCTTCAACCCAAAAAGTGGTCGTACAAACCGGATTCTCCGCACTACCAACTCGTAGGCTGCAAAGCACCCTATAAAGGTAAGTAATATCACCAGCGCCAGCTTAAACGGAGCGGGCATATCCAACGGAAACAGCAGCCAAGAGGCGAGGTAGAGGAAGATCATGTGCAGGATATAGATCGGGTATGCCGACTGACTTAAGTAAGTCAATGCTCCACTCGGTTTGTTGAGGTATCGGTGACCAAAACCAAAGACCGTGAATATCCAAAGGTTGGACTCAATGGACTTTAGGTAAAGTGGTGCAATAAACTCACCCTCCAGCAAGCGAAGCGTGTATAGAGTGGCAGCAATGGCCAGCATCAACCACCTCCATCGGGTGACGGTGCTCCAAAAAGCCTGCCCGCTGTAGACACACAAAAAACCGGTGAGGAATGCCAGCATGCCTATCCAGAATCCATGGGCGTTCATGGCGTAGTATTCAAAACTGTCTGGGTGTAACAGCTCTGCTTCCGCAACAAACGGGATCATCAATAGCAGCAAACCAGCCGGATGGCTCAGTAGCTTGCTCATGATCTGCTGAAACTTGCCATTTGGGTGTTTTTTCAGATCGAAAAACAATGGGGTAAAGATCAGTACATAGACGAAGATGTTGCCAAGAAACCAAAGGTGCATCGGGCTAAGGGCGAACTCCATGTCCTGATGGTAGTAGTTCTTCCAAATCCATACGTGGAGCGGCACGATCGCGAGTATTCCAAAAATGTAAGGGACAAGTATTCGTTTGGTTCGCTCTATTAGGAGTGCTTTCCAGTCGCGCCTCTGGATAGCAAAATACACCCCCATGCCGGAAACAAAGAACAGCAGTGGGATGCGCCACACATTCAGCATGGCCATGGGTGTCCAGATCCACTCTGCGGTTTCACTGTTTTGGATGAACCCGAGGAACACTCCCCAGGGCTGAAAGCCAATGGCTATATGGTATATCACCAATAAGCCGATGGCGATCACGCGTAACCAATCAATGTCGTATCTTCTGTTGTCGAGCATTGTCTTTATTGATTGTTGCTGTAGGTTTCAATCATTTCAGCAATGACCGGACGGGCCTTTTCCAGCTGCTTAAAGTCTAGCTTCAATCCGAAAGGACCAAGGTCTTTGCTCATTTGGTCATAGACAGGTTTCATGTCAGCAAATGGAGCAGACACAGACTCGAGGGCTGTAGCATTGTAAGTGTTTCTGATCGTCACATCGGCCTTGTTTTCGAGCAGGGCTTTTACAATGTCTGTTCGCCCAAAGAAGGCTGCAGTGTGCAAGGGTGT
This Marinoscillum sp. 108 DNA region includes the following protein-coding sequences:
- the rfbD gene encoding dTDP-4-dehydrorhamnose reductase, which translates into the protein MKILVTGSGGQLGSEIQDLVSEFPELQFDFTDYPELDITNASLVSDLFKQNKYDYCINCAAYTAVDKAETEREASDKINLTGSLNLAKACKPYDVTLIHISTDFVFNGGASVPLKESHLTDPVNYYGVSKLKGERAIQNTLKKHFIFRTSWLYSTHGENFVKTMLRLSQTRDELNVIADQIGTPTYARDLARAILLIISAKSTSYGLYHYSNEGVASWYDFTKAIFEYRKVNTRVNPIPTEKYPTPAKRPHYSVMDKSRFRETFEIEIPYWRESLKACLDRA
- a CDS encoding NAD(P)-dependent oxidoreductase produces the protein MGKIKIALIKEGKVPKDKRVALTPYQARQVMERFPEVDLVAQTSDIRCFTDQDYLNEGIQVVDSVDDCDILLGVKEVPIPNLIANKTYFFFSHTIKKQPYNQPLIREVISKKIRLIDYETLTDETGKRIIAFGRWAGIVGAYNGIWTFGKRYNLFDIRRASECFDLEDLKTEYEKVKLPAIKIALTGGGRVAKGAMEVLHGMNIRKVTPAAFIEEQFDYPVFTQLNTRDYHVRKDGGEFSRHEFYENPELYDADFLKYAKVTDLLIAAAFWDPNSPVLFKREDILKNDFKINIVADITCDIEGSIPSTKKPSTIEDPVYDYNPSDNEVESAFTDEGNITVMAVDNLPCELPRDASESFGNELLNNVLPELLSDDSREVIKRATITAGGDLTPVYEYLRDYVNGELK
- a CDS encoding isoprenylcysteine carboxylmethyltransferase family protein — encoded protein: MDYLIIGGGWALYFALHSLLASEQVKRTVRSKAPAIARGYRFFYSLISTVGLLWLLYLIAITPSATLFSPPGYVRYIAMILASWGVILVITSFRHLSGWAFLGLKKEEKKGLIRKGTHAYVRHPIYSGIILIVIGMALYTPTDIVVLSVVCILAYLPAGIYFEEQKLIAEFGDDYLTYRREVPAIFPKKP
- the gltX gene encoding glutamate--tRNA ligase, translating into MDSVRVRFAPSPTGALHIGGVRTALFNYLFAKKNNGTFILRIEDTDQSRFVAGAEDYIRQSLEWCGISPDESPWTGGEYGPYRQSERKEIYQSYAQKLIDEGNAYYAFDTPEELDAMRDRLKAAGVATPHYNAAVRLTMKNSLTMPAEEVAAKIASGEPYVIRFKIDPKEEVRLNDIIRGWVHVHGSTLDDKVLMKSDGLPTYHLANIVDDHLMKITHVIRGEEWLPSAPLHVLLYKYLGFEATMPQFAHLPLILKPDGNGKLSKRAADQAGFPIFPLDWQDPETGETSKGFKEEGFIPEALVNFLAFLGWNPGTEQEIFSLEELSNVFSLEKVNKAGTKFDLDKIKWFNQQYLKSTNPQALAEIVRTDLKNHYAIDSSLETALVIVDLLKERVTFPHEMAPNALFIFRNPSEYDQSVTSKKWNEEAEQAVSLYAEALATKESINAEEAKELFFSLMETHGIKAGKNMQALRMVITGAGSGPDLMAIIALMGGKAVAERIKYSVDQLK
- a CDS encoding RidA family protein, producing the protein MKTIINSPKAPAPIGPYSQAVLSNSVLYVSGQIPIDQATGQLVSTSIEDETRQVMKNLSYILEAAGATFANVLKCSIFIKDMGQFAQINAVYGEYFPENPPARETVEVSRLPKDVSVEISCIAQL
- a CDS encoding DUF6503 family protein, producing MKYNQVIAIFVGIIVSSCGGTDQTARQEKALPQFQNKGHELIYQMTQKVGDYETLWNKKDVVYTYTYRTSDGKADISTEKYLFDGELSYGLYQTHERTFPDLEGPIEQGFDGQEYWLKHNGQIQNDTNRLKSVAFNRPTNFYWFAMFQKLMDPGLNYEYLGEETIDDTVYDVVKITFRTTDDKLTDVYQLYINQKTALVDQFLFTVADFGAMETPYLMKLEYEQIEDLLIPTQRRYKKSTWDAEVSDEPWISVIWSDIQFNTGLSSKDFLK
- a CDS encoding serine hydrolase, with product MKQTKNILRVAFILASIGSLYFVPWILVKAWILPLPDTVQEQLEEGIGYGFDGMIAYVDQGGKPPEYYAAGWHDRKNKIPAYPQALFKIASITKLYVAVAVAKLVKAERLSLDKTLAEYFPELVGRIEYADRITLRMMVQHRSGIPNFVDHPDFWTKPPKNKQETLEYALDLPADFEPGEDYGYSNTNYMLISDLIDQVVGYPHQQYIKEEILIPLGLKNTFGSLSEVNIDDVMSGYYVGVEEDFKTENTGLMLATAEDVGIFIRALNEGSVFNEGEQDIYSSIYEYEHTGLLVGYQSIAKYHKDIDTVVIQFNNTTNFDGYNWNLAEIFYGRIVKIVRRANGA
- a CDS encoding acyltransferase family protein translates to MLDNRRYDIDWLRVIAIGLLVIYHIAIGFQPWGVFLGFIQNSETAEWIWTPMAMLNVWRIPLLFFVSGMGVYFAIQRRDWKALLIERTKRILVPYIFGILAIVPLHVWIWKNYYHQDMEFALSPMHLWFLGNIFVYVLIFTPLFFDLKKHPNGKFQQIMSKLLSHPAGLLLLMIPFVAEAELLHPDSFEYYAMNAHGFWIGMLAFLTGFLCVYSGQAFWSTVTRWRWLMLAIAATLYTLRLLEGEFIAPLYLKSIESNLWIFTVFGFGHRYLNKPSGALTYLSQSAYPIYILHMIFLYLASWLLFPLDMPAPFKLALVILLTFIGCFAAYELVVRRIRFVRPLFGLKV